The following are encoded together in the Anopheles nili chromosome 3, idAnoNiliSN_F5_01, whole genome shotgun sequence genome:
- the LOC128726658 gene encoding protein cornichon homolog 4 has translation MFPETLVFGIALLITGIILFLLIYFLIILSDLECDYLNAQQCCSKLNFWSIPKLAAHGFLTFLLLIHGNWMLCLANLPKVGWLLYEQYRVPAGNIGIYDPAEIHNRGMVKKHLRDTMIGFGYYLIIFFVYLYCMIIALLKGDPIRRHEEEEIVTEF, from the exons ATGTTTCCTGAAACGTTAGTCTTCGGAATTGCGTTGCTCATCACGGGCATTATCCTTTTTCTGCTCATATatttc CTGATCATTTTGTCCGATCTGGAATGTGATTATCTGAACGCTCAGCAGTGCTGTTCTAAGCTCAACTTTTGGTCCATCCCAAAGCTAGCGGCACACGGGTTTCTAacctttttgctgcttatcCATGGCAACTGGATGCTGTGTCTGGCGAACCTGCCGAAGGTGGGCTGGCTACTGTACGAACAGTATCGCGTGCCGGCTGGAAACATCGGTATCTACGACCCGGCCGAAATCCACAACCGGGGAATGGTGAAAAAGCACCTAAGAGACACGATGATCGGATTTGGCTATTATTTGATCATTTTCTTCGTGTATCTATACTG caTGATCATCGCCTTGCTCAAGGGAGACCCAATTAGACGGCACGAGGAGGAGGAAATTGTCACCGAATTCTAA